In one Chryseobacterium camelliae genomic region, the following are encoded:
- a CDS encoding DUF6702 family protein, with product MKKLLYISGILTFFMLMSFMYVDFFSSMTKVDYVDGSKTLKFTTKMNTNHISDAIKINPNTAGFEAEVKRYVNNNFDVYVNGAPKTITFTGSQVSGETVWVYFETGGVSDINTLKIKNTILLGAFPKQINLVTIAYKGKQKNMNFQRGKEVNEVSF from the coding sequence ATGAAAAAACTTTTATATATATCAGGAATTTTAACATTTTTTATGTTAATGAGTTTTATGTATGTAGACTTTTTCTCTTCAATGACGAAAGTGGATTATGTTGATGGAAGCAAGACCTTGAAGTTTACCACAAAAATGAATACGAACCATATTTCAGATGCCATTAAAATAAACCCTAACACAGCTGGATTTGAGGCGGAAGTAAAACGATATGTGAATAACAATTTTGATGTGTACGTAAACGGTGCTCCTAAGACAATAACTTTTACAGGAAGTCAGGTAAGCGGAGAAACTGTATGGGTGTATTTTGAAACCGGCGGAGTTTCAGATATCAATACCTTAAAAATAAAAAATACGATACTTTTAGGAGCTTTTCCTAAGCAAATAAACTTAGTTACCATTGCTTATAAAGGAAAACAGAAAAACATGAATTTCCAAAGGGGAAAAGAGGTGAATGAAGTGTCTTTTTAA
- a CDS encoding helix-turn-helix domain-containing protein, whose amino-acid sequence MEPLSTPYIFYLAGIFIAFFCSLLIVGKRKKVTADYILALWFFIIGIHLALFLFIFSGEYERFTYVLGVEVPVPLIHGPMLYLYVLNLIRQNKSKYYGYLHFIPVMIIYFTLFDFFRLPSEDKISVYRNNGCGYKDLRKYVSILILVSGVVYTLLSFLLVREYKKKISEQFSNTEKINLNWTYYLIVSIALIWVAVFLKNDLIIFTLVVIFIVLAAYFGINKVGILNPADIQEIHKKEEKVNVEVVPAKYQKTSISEKSLQLIYQKLNERMESEKIFKDPELNLNQVAEMLNVHPNTLSQTINSIENKNFYDYINRKRIEEFKRIAVLPENQKFTILSLAFESGFNSKTSFNRNFRKYMNCSPREFLKSQNVNLE is encoded by the coding sequence ATGGAACCTTTATCAACGCCCTACATATTTTACTTAGCAGGAATATTTATCGCCTTTTTCTGCTCTCTTCTCATTGTAGGAAAGAGAAAAAAAGTAACGGCGGATTACATATTGGCACTATGGTTCTTCATCATAGGAATACATCTCGCCTTGTTTTTATTCATTTTTTCGGGAGAGTATGAGAGATTTACCTATGTTCTTGGAGTGGAAGTGCCTGTTCCTCTGATCCATGGGCCTATGCTGTATCTGTATGTTCTGAATCTTATCCGCCAAAACAAATCGAAATATTATGGATATCTTCATTTTATCCCCGTTATGATCATTTACTTCACTTTATTTGATTTTTTTAGATTGCCTTCTGAAGATAAAATTTCTGTTTACCGGAATAATGGATGTGGCTATAAAGACCTGAGAAAATACGTCAGTATTCTGATTCTTGTTTCCGGGGTTGTATACACATTACTAAGTTTCCTTCTAGTAAGAGAATATAAGAAGAAAATTTCTGAACAGTTTTCCAATACTGAGAAAATCAATTTAAATTGGACTTATTACCTGATTGTCAGTATTGCTTTAATCTGGGTAGCCGTATTTTTGAAAAACGACCTGATCATTTTTACATTAGTGGTTATTTTTATTGTCCTGGCAGCATATTTTGGAATCAATAAGGTAGGTATATTGAACCCGGCAGATATACAAGAAATTCATAAGAAAGAAGAAAAGGTGAATGTTGAGGTTGTACCTGCAAAATATCAGAAGACATCTATAAGTGAGAAGTCTTTACAATTAATCTACCAAAAACTTAATGAAAGAATGGAGTCCGAAAAGATCTTTAAGGATCCGGAATTGAACTTGAATCAGGTAGCAGAAATGCTGAATGTTCATCCGAATACGCTTTCCCAGACCATCAATTCCATTGAAAATAAAAACTTTTATGATTATATCAACCGGAAAAGAATTGAAGAATTCAAAAGAATTGCAGTTTTACCAGAAAATCAGAAATTCACTATCCTTTCATTGGCTTTTGAAAGCGGATTTAATTCTAAAACATCTTTTAACAGGAATTTCAGGAAATACATGAATTGCTCACCCAGAGAATTTTTAAAAAGCCAAAATGTAAATTTGGAATAA
- a CDS encoding nucleotidyltransferase family protein — protein sequence MKALIFAAGKGTRLKPFTDHHPKALAKVNDIPLLERNITYLKSFGIQDFVINIHHFGNQIVDFLRKNENFGCHIEISDESEELLETGGGLVFARKFLDHGEDFLIMNADILTDIDINALVSYHKKIKDFATLAVSDRESSRKLLFNDEMVLRGWLNVQTGEQRLAEFNKGFKALAFSGVHCINPSIFDKIKRTGKFSVMEEYLDLMHTEHIHGFVHDSILIDVGRPESVTEAEKHFK from the coding sequence GCTCTCATTTTCGCAGCAGGAAAAGGAACCCGATTAAAACCATTCACAGACCATCACCCGAAAGCATTGGCAAAAGTGAATGATATTCCGCTTTTGGAAAGAAACATTACTTATCTTAAAAGTTTCGGGATACAGGATTTTGTGATCAATATTCATCATTTCGGAAACCAGATTGTTGATTTTCTGAGAAAGAATGAAAATTTCGGCTGTCATATTGAAATTTCGGACGAATCCGAAGAACTATTAGAAACCGGTGGTGGACTGGTTTTTGCAAGAAAGTTTTTAGACCACGGAGAAGACTTCCTGATCATGAATGCCGATATTTTAACCGATATAGACATCAATGCATTAGTGAGCTATCATAAAAAGATAAAAGATTTTGCTACTTTAGCAGTTTCAGATCGGGAAAGTTCCAGAAAATTGCTTTTTAATGATGAAATGGTATTAAGAGGATGGCTGAATGTGCAAACCGGAGAACAAAGGCTCGCTGAATTTAATAAAGGGTTCAAGGCACTTGCTTTTAGTGGTGTTCATTGTATAAACCCAAGCATTTTTGATAAAATAAAACGAACCGGCAAATTTTCTGTCATGGAAGAATATTTGGATCTTATGCATACTGAGCATATACATGGCTTTGTGCATGACAGTATTTTGATAGATGTAGGAAGACCCGAATCTGTGACAGAAGCCGAGAAACATTTTAAATAA
- a CDS encoding TIGR00730 family Rossman fold protein — MEMNERDESLVNPEFDINETKLHNSLKQKNWDETITKDSWMVFKVMAEFVDGYEKLAKIGPCVSIFGSARLQPESKYYQMAVDIAEKITNIGFGIITGGGPGIMEAGNKGAFNSKGKSIGLNIDLPFEQHFNPYINKSYSMNFDYFFVRKVMFVKYSQGFIVMPGGFGTLDELTEALTLIQTKKIGRFPIVLVGSEFWGGLLDWFRTTLLKDGMISEGDLDLYRVVDTADDAVAHIKAFYDKYSVNVNF; from the coding sequence ATGGAAATGAATGAAAGAGACGAAAGTCTGGTAAATCCGGAATTCGACATTAATGAAACTAAACTGCACAATAGTTTAAAACAAAAAAACTGGGACGAAACCATTACCAAAGACAGCTGGATGGTTTTTAAAGTAATGGCGGAGTTTGTGGACGGCTATGAAAAGCTGGCTAAAATCGGGCCTTGCGTATCGATATTCGGTTCTGCAAGATTGCAGCCTGAAAGCAAATATTATCAGATGGCCGTAGATATTGCCGAAAAAATCACAAATATAGGCTTTGGGATCATTACAGGAGGCGGACCGGGAATTATGGAAGCAGGAAATAAAGGGGCTTTCAATTCCAAAGGTAAATCTATCGGACTCAACATTGATCTTCCTTTTGAACAGCATTTCAATCCTTATATCAACAAATCTTACTCAATGAACTTTGATTACTTTTTTGTAAGAAAAGTAATGTTTGTAAAATATTCTCAAGGGTTTATCGTAATGCCGGGAGGTTTTGGAACTTTGGATGAGCTTACGGAAGCTTTAACTTTAATTCAGACCAAAAAAATAGGCAGATTCCCAATTGTGTTGGTAGGATCCGAATTTTGGGGAGGTTTACTAGACTGGTTCCGGACAACTCTTTTAAAAGACGGAATGATTTCTGAAGGGGACCTTGATCTTTACAGGGTAGTAGATACTGCTGACGATGCGGTAGCACATATAAAAGCCTTCTATGATAAATATTCTGTAAACGTAAATTTTTAA
- a CDS encoding DUF2306 domain-containing protein, whose product MMKNFSFIIIGIFALLIGAYPLIYVLVEHKHTFLSSKLPEVLQNVVWRISFFTHIIFGGLSLFIGWRQFGNTFRTRHIRLHKIIGKIYVWSVMISSISGIYIGFYANGGVISALGFICLGLIWLLTTVIAVLYIKKGNIHKHRDFMTYSYACTFAAVTLRIWYPLLKTITEDPLNSYLIVAWLCWGPNLIVAYFINKGRAFYYKKNTA is encoded by the coding sequence ATGATGAAGAATTTCTCATTTATTATTATCGGGATTTTTGCCTTACTGATAGGAGCATATCCGCTAATCTATGTATTGGTTGAGCATAAACATACTTTCCTGAGCTCTAAGCTTCCGGAAGTCTTGCAGAATGTAGTATGGAGAATTTCATTTTTCACCCATATTATTTTTGGAGGATTGTCTCTTTTTATTGGATGGAGGCAATTTGGGAATACATTTAGGACCCGGCATATAAGGCTTCACAAAATAATAGGGAAGATATATGTTTGGTCGGTAATGATAAGCTCGATATCAGGTATTTATATAGGGTTTTATGCCAATGGGGGCGTGATTTCAGCTTTAGGATTTATCTGTCTGGGGCTGATTTGGCTACTAACAACTGTAATAGCAGTTTTATACATTAAAAAAGGTAATATTCATAAGCACCGGGATTTTATGACGTACAGTTATGCCTGTACTTTTGCCGCAGTAACCCTCAGGATCTGGTATCCTTTATTGAAAACAATCACAGAAGATCCTCTTAATTCGTATCTTATTGTTGCCTGGTTATGCTGGGGGCCTAATCTTATTGTTGCTTACTTTATCAATAAAGGAAGGGCATTTTACTACAAAAAAAACACCGCCTGA